A stretch of Lysinibacillus agricola DNA encodes these proteins:
- a CDS encoding multidrug effflux MFS transporter gives MKKYVAPSLLLMIVLVAFPQISETIYTPSLPDISDALNASNSSVQLTLSVYFIGFAIGVFCWGWISDFIGRRPAMLGGLIIYGIGSFMCFYAETITFLLVSRFIQAFGAATGSIITQTILRESVSGSKRHAMFAQISAVIAFTPAVGPLIGGWVDQALGFRAVFFVLVAMSILLFIYAYFRLPETTDKSTRKRIAIFPVAKRIISSPRVLVFGLLIGGINGVLFSYYAEAPFIFIDHFNLSPGLYGFLGIIVALASIIGAMISKKLVNNYQPEKVIHLGCIVMTVGALLLLIVSTLPLSNIVLLIGILVTMFITLLGSGIALPNCLSLALVSFQDVIGTAGAIFSLGYYLLVSLLTSGMSFLHNGSLTIMPLYFFILTMIMLIFGRKFIV, from the coding sequence TTGAAAAAATATGTAGCACCATCTTTACTTTTAATGATTGTTCTTGTAGCTTTTCCACAGATTAGCGAGACAATCTATACACCATCTCTACCTGATATTTCAGATGCATTGAATGCTTCAAATAGCTCCGTACAGTTAACCTTAAGTGTCTACTTTATAGGGTTTGCAATTGGTGTCTTTTGTTGGGGATGGATTTCTGATTTTATTGGACGAAGACCGGCAATGTTGGGCGGTTTAATTATTTATGGTATTGGAAGTTTCATGTGTTTTTACGCGGAAACGATAACTTTTCTATTAGTTAGTAGATTTATACAAGCTTTTGGGGCAGCGACAGGCTCGATTATAACGCAGACGATTTTGCGGGAAAGTGTATCTGGCAGTAAAAGACATGCGATGTTCGCACAAATTTCTGCAGTGATTGCCTTTACCCCTGCAGTGGGGCCGCTTATTGGTGGCTGGGTCGATCAAGCACTTGGTTTTAGAGCTGTTTTCTTTGTGCTCGTTGCGATGAGTATTTTGTTGTTTATCTATGCTTATTTCAGACTTCCTGAAACAACAGATAAATCAACGAGAAAAAGAATTGCTATTTTCCCAGTTGCAAAACGTATTATTTCATCACCACGGGTTCTTGTCTTTGGATTGCTGATTGGTGGGATAAATGGCGTGTTATTCAGTTACTATGCTGAAGCTCCCTTTATCTTTATTGACCACTTCAATTTATCGCCTGGACTTTATGGATTTCTTGGCATAATTGTAGCTCTTGCCTCAATTATTGGTGCCATGATTTCAAAAAAACTTGTAAACAATTATCAGCCAGAAAAAGTTATTCATCTCGGTTGTATTGTTATGACAGTTGGAGCTTTATTACTACTAATCGTTAGTACTTTACCACTCTCTAATATCGTCTTACTAATAGGCATTTTAGTAACCATGTTTATTACGTTATTAGGATCAGGAATTGCTCTGCCAAACTGCTTAAGCCTTGCGCTTGTTAGCTTTCAAGATGTTATAGGAACGGCTGGCGCGATTTTCAGCTTAGGCTATTACTTACTCGTTAGCTTACTAACGTCAGGTATGAGTTTCCTGCATAATGGCTCATTAACGATAATGCCACTTTATTTCTTCATCCTAACGATGATAATGTTAATATTCGGAAGAAAGTTTATTGTTTAA
- a CDS encoding GNAT family N-acetyltransferase — MTTYHNQLQLVLFNENDIPGLIALSDSVGWDYDEFEIRTVMLSGKIFGHKNAEGKIVSSAAIITYDSNLASIGMVIVHENYRGLGLGKLATQKCIESVSEHTVILLVATKDGEPLYKKMGFTTVDYVHKYLADSYIGAHNLATNECTIEDFNEQDFTDIVSLDAAAFGDKRSKFLRNRIKQSKRCIVMRDHQANIIGFGMSILGPINLILGPIIAPDSKTASLIINILAKDHDGKLRIDIPSGHAELMKWLEQSGFTEANTPPVMILHAEKMPTRNNTLFTIAAQIFG, encoded by the coding sequence ATGACTACATATCATAATCAATTACAGCTAGTATTATTTAATGAAAATGATATTCCAGGATTAATTGCTCTTTCTGACTCTGTTGGGTGGGATTACGATGAATTCGAAATTAGAACGGTTATGTTGTCAGGCAAAATATTTGGTCACAAAAATGCTGAGGGGAAAATAGTTTCAAGTGCTGCCATCATCACATATGATTCAAATTTAGCTTCGATTGGCATGGTCATTGTGCATGAAAATTACAGAGGACTCGGTCTAGGCAAATTAGCCACTCAAAAATGTATTGAAAGTGTTTCAGAACATACAGTGATACTGCTCGTTGCAACGAAAGACGGGGAACCGTTATATAAGAAAATGGGCTTTACCACTGTAGATTATGTTCATAAATATCTGGCTGACAGTTATATAGGTGCACATAACTTAGCTACTAACGAGTGTACAATTGAAGATTTCAATGAGCAGGACTTTACTGATATTGTCAGCTTAGATGCAGCTGCCTTTGGAGATAAAAGAAGTAAATTTCTAAGGAATAGGATTAAACAATCTAAGCGCTGTATCGTTATGAGAGATCATCAGGCAAATATTATAGGCTTTGGCATGTCCATTTTAGGGCCAATCAATCTAATTTTAGGCCCAATTATAGCACCTGATTCTAAAACAGCTAGTCTTATAATAAATATTTTAGCGAAAGACCATGATGGAAAATTAAGAATTGATATACCATCTGGTCACGCTGAATTAATGAAATGGTTAGAACAAAGTGGCTTTACAGAGGCAAACACACCTCCCGTTATGATTCTTCATGCTGAAAAAATGCCGACAAGAAATAATACACTATTTACCATTGCCGCTCAAATTTTTGGATAA
- a CDS encoding GNAT family N-acetyltransferase — MFPYLETERLILRELTQDDAEDVFKCFSNEDVTRYYGQEPFVEIQQAENLVKLFSKNFAEKRGIRWGIERKGSKEIIGTIGLNLWSPIHKRAEIGYEIHPDYWRKGYTQEAVTEIVSYGFQHMGLTRIGAVVFIENEASNRLLTKMGFQKEGILRDYMYQNGQAHDTFVYSILKNE; from the coding sequence ATGTTTCCTTATTTAGAAACAGAAAGACTTATTTTAAGAGAGCTTACGCAGGATGATGCGGAGGACGTTTTTAAATGTTTTTCTAATGAAGATGTCACACGCTATTATGGACAAGAGCCATTCGTTGAGATACAGCAAGCAGAAAATTTAGTGAAATTATTTTCAAAGAACTTTGCTGAAAAAAGAGGGATACGATGGGGAATTGAGAGAAAAGGGTCAAAGGAAATAATTGGAACGATTGGTTTAAACCTCTGGTCGCCTATACATAAACGAGCAGAAATCGGTTATGAAATTCATCCTGATTATTGGAGAAAAGGATATACACAAGAAGCGGTTACCGAAATTGTGTCGTATGGATTTCAGCATATGGGGCTGACTCGTATAGGTGCTGTTGTATTTATTGAAAATGAAGCCTCGAATAGGTTGCTAACGAAAATGGGCTTTCAAAAGGAAGGAATTCTTAGAGATTATATGTATCAAAATGGGCAGGCACACGATACGTTTGTCTATTCCATTTTAAAAAATGAATAA
- a CDS encoding glucosamine 6-phosphate synthetase — translation MGRLSKRNILWIVPIGIFRVFWYFYGPQKDITDNEYITYVKNYSFENSNKSLESGFANTCKNPYWVYFETQKGQDVVEFKGECPVNNKTEKVNVQFLVDRDMTNVRYGAMLVDNKMLEEADRDKYLVALVSE, via the coding sequence ATGGGGAGACTAAGCAAAAGGAATATACTGTGGATTGTGCCAATCGGGATTTTTAGGGTATTCTGGTATTTTTACGGTCCACAAAAGGACATTACAGATAATGAATATATTACATATGTTAAAAACTATTCATTTGAAAATAGTAATAAATCGTTAGAATCTGGCTTTGCCAACACTTGTAAAAATCCATATTGGGTATATTTTGAAACTCAAAAAGGACAGGACGTTGTAGAATTTAAAGGAGAGTGTCCTGTCAATAATAAAACTGAAAAAGTGAATGTTCAATTTTTAGTTGATCGGGATATGACAAATGTGAGATACGGTGCAATGCTAGTCGATAATAAAATGCTGGAGGAAGCGGATCGAGATAAATACCTAGTCGCTTTAGTAAGTGAATAA
- a CDS encoding undecaprenyl-diphosphatase — MNYGLFHWINDIAGRYPFLDKGMIFITNSVPYVVIVFMLFLWFTGNKEKRVEKQYTAIYIVFTCLLGLALNAILHSVYYHRRPFVTYHVHQLVPHATDSSFVSDHAVLVFSVACTLLLRKDSWKYPVLVWAIIVGISRIFVGVHYPADVIGGALLSLGASMIVVQFSKKLEPVVQIIFSMYKRLTKHIPILGKYSH; from the coding sequence ATGAATTATGGACTATTTCACTGGATTAATGATATAGCGGGCCGCTATCCTTTTCTGGATAAAGGTATGATTTTCATCACTAATAGCGTTCCTTATGTCGTAATCGTATTCATGTTATTTTTATGGTTTACTGGAAACAAAGAAAAAAGAGTGGAAAAACAATATACTGCTATATACATTGTCTTCACCTGTTTACTTGGATTGGCCCTAAACGCAATCCTTCATTCTGTCTACTATCATCGACGTCCATTCGTGACATACCATGTTCATCAGTTAGTACCTCATGCAACTGATTCTTCGTTCGTAAGTGATCATGCAGTATTAGTATTCTCTGTAGCATGTACGTTGCTTCTACGAAAAGACTCGTGGAAGTACCCCGTATTAGTATGGGCCATCATTGTTGGTATTTCGCGTATATTCGTCGGAGTCCATTATCCAGCGGACGTGATTGGCGGCGCTCTTCTTTCTTTAGGAGCAAGTATGATAGTTGTGCAGTTCTCAAAAAAATTGGAGCCTGTAGTACAAATAATATTCTCCATGTATAAAAGACTAACGAAACATATTCCAATCCTAGGAAAATACAGTCATTAG